From one Streptomyces chromofuscus genomic stretch:
- a CDS encoding LysM peptidoglycan-binding domain-containing protein translates to MQRTPLTLALAAALLTVLAPVAAHAAPPSPAQAPAIGASARHLPTSCSDDQWPWGCVAQCESGGRWNINTGNGYYGGLQFSQATWKAFGGLKYAPRADLATRAEQIAVAREVVAVQGWQAWPVCAKRYGLKGRWYTVKRGDTLYSIARTYKVGGGWKALYDANKKTIGAKPERIEVGITLVIPGSPARLQDVPAVFGPPLAG, encoded by the coding sequence ATGCAACGCACACCTCTCACCCTGGCCCTCGCCGCCGCCCTGCTGACCGTCCTCGCCCCCGTCGCCGCCCACGCGGCGCCCCCGTCCCCGGCCCAGGCCCCGGCGATTGGAGCGTCCGCCCGGCACCTGCCCACGTCGTGCTCCGACGACCAGTGGCCCTGGGGATGTGTCGCCCAGTGCGAGAGCGGCGGGCGCTGGAACATCAACACCGGCAACGGCTACTACGGTGGCCTGCAGTTCTCGCAGGCCACCTGGAAGGCGTTCGGTGGCCTGAAGTACGCCCCGCGCGCGGACCTCGCCACCCGCGCGGAACAGATCGCGGTCGCGCGGGAAGTCGTCGCCGTGCAGGGATGGCAGGCCTGGCCGGTCTGCGCGAAGCGGTACGGCCTCAAGGGTCGCTGGTACACCGTGAAGCGCGGCGACACCCTGTACTCGATCGCCCGCACGTACAAGGTCGGGGGCGGCTGGAAAGCCCTCTACGACGCGAACAAGAAGACGATCGGGGCCAAGCCGGAACGGATCGAAGTCGGCATAACTCTGGTCATCCCGGGCTCTCCCGCCCGCCTGCAGGACGTCCCCGCGGTGTTCGGCCCGCCACTCGCCGGCTGA